In Ostrea edulis chromosome 10, xbOstEdul1.1, whole genome shotgun sequence, one genomic interval encodes:
- the LOC125666118 gene encoding uncharacterized protein LOC125666118: MKVTGIILATFVKLVTIHVVRTININHSARNLIDESSNVGLLIGNTLTNNSSGTKPHVVVPTRNHSTHSTLPFTDNSNITSTGTTADWGQTSVHEVSTKSPLGEENQTLHVQHNSKENANSTNPTSASYSSSIKTPSASSASYSSSIKTLSASSTSYSSSIKTPSASSASYSNSIKTPSASSTVYSSSIKTPSSSVASYSSSIKTPSASAVSSMKKITTLVDKSTLGGQHTTKATVARPDLTTNKNIYERSTENKRAPNSSTYSNTTNRLNLIKLHSTTGTTHRADSTSHLNKLNKPTDDVIVTSRNIETDTSTKHSAESQVTDASSRTPETTIKSQKVNQINESKDTTNYIVTKKISFSTSIEREQSSRNQTESRKTTKAMTQAVTQSMTANTVTNTNNTSMSSSSKAGTSPIVDLKTTNQNSIPTSPTSTEDVEALSKISQSDADKYWPVAMAIAIGVPSIIVIGVTISVINRKRNLEKAHSTLLNGYITPPTEYDV, encoded by the coding sequence AAGCTGGTTACCATCCACGTAGTGAGGACGATTAACATTAATCACTCTGCGAGGAATCTGATCGACGAATCTTCTAACGTGGGTCTTTTGATCGGAAATACACTCACTAACAACTCATCAGGAACCAAACCTCACGTGGTCGTACCCACCCGTAATCACAGTACTCACTCGACACTTCCGTTTACAGACAATTCAAATATAACAAGTACAGGAACAACAGCTGACTGGGGTCAAACATCAGTGCACGAAGTTTCCACGAAATCACCTCTAGGTGAGGAAAATCAGACTCTCCATGTTCAACACAATAGCAAAGAGAACGCCAACAGTACGAACCCAACATCCGCGTCTTATTCAAGCAGCATAAAGACTCCGAGTGCGTCATCTGCGTCTTATTCAAGCAGCATAAAGACTCTGAGTGCGTCATCTACATCTTATTCAAGCAGCATAAAGACTCCGAGTGCGTCATCTGCATCTTATTCAAACAGCATAAAGACTCCGAGTGCGTCATCTACGGTTTATTCAAGCAGCATAAAGACACCGAGTTCTTCAGTTGCGTCTTATTCAAGCAGCATAAAGACTCCGAGTGCGTCAGCTGTGTCCTCTATGAAGAAAATAACTACTCTTGTAGATAAATCTACACTTGGAGGCCAACATACAACAAAAGCCACTGTAGCTAGGCCGGATTTAACAACgaataaaaacatttatgaaCGTAGCACAGAAAACAAACGCGCTCCGAATTCATCGACATATTCTAACACTACAAATAGATTGAATCTTATAAAGTTACATTCTACAACAGGGACCACACATAGAGCTGACTCTACCAGCCATCTCAACAAACTTAACAAACCGACAGACGACGTGATTGTTACCTCGCGGAATATTGAAACAGACACATCCACAAAACATTCAGCTGAATCTCAAGTCACAGACGCGTCTTCCAGAACTCCCGAAACTACAATCAAAAGTCAAAAAGTCAACCAAATCAATGAATCAAAGGACACGACGAACTATATCGTGACCAAGAAAATCTCTTTTTCGACAAGTATTGAACGGGAACAGTCGTCACGAAACCAAACTGAAAGTAGAAAAACTACTAAAGCAATGACGCAAGCAGTGACGCAATCAATGACCGCGAATACCGTGACAAATACAAACAACACTTCGATGTCTTCATCAAGCAAGGCTGGAACTTCGCCAATCGTGGATTTAAAAACAACTAATCAAAATTCCATTCCCACAAGTCCAACGAGCACAGAAGACGTAGAAGCTCTCTCAAAAATCAGCCAATCAGATGCTGATAAATATTGGCCCGTTGCTATGGCAATAGCTATTGGTGTTCCCTCCATAATTGTGATTGGAGTGACGATTTCCGTCATTAACAGGAAAAG